A stretch of Gammaproteobacteria bacterium DNA encodes these proteins:
- the rpoA gene encoding DNA-directed RNA polymerase subunit alpha, whose amino-acid sequence MQGSVTEFLKPRLVGVQAQSDQQARVVLEPLERGFGHTLGNALRRILLSSMPGCAVVEAEIEGVLHEYTAIEGVQEDVVDILLNLKQLAIRMHTRDEAMLTLVKKGPGVVTAADIQLDHDVEIVNPGLVIAHLNSAGSLNMKLKIKRGRGYQPANQRLQFEEESRPIGRLLLDASFSPVRRVTYTVESARVEQRTDLDKLIIDIETNGTIDPEEAIRRAATILSEQLAAFVDLKGRDAGHAGGETHFDPVLLKPVEELELTVRSANCLKAENINYIGDLVQKTEVELLKTPNLGKKSLTEIKDVLAQHGLTLGMKIENWPPASLQKPVVV is encoded by the coding sequence ATGCAGGGTTCAGTCACGGAATTTTTGAAGCCGCGCCTGGTAGGCGTGCAGGCGCAGTCCGATCAACAGGCGCGCGTGGTGCTCGAGCCGCTGGAACGCGGCTTCGGTCACACGCTGGGCAACGCGTTGCGACGCATCCTGTTGTCGTCCATGCCGGGTTGCGCGGTGGTGGAAGCCGAGATCGAGGGCGTGCTGCACGAGTACACCGCCATCGAAGGCGTGCAGGAAGACGTGGTGGACATCCTGCTGAACCTCAAGCAACTCGCGATTCGTATGCACACGCGCGACGAGGCGATGCTCACGCTCGTCAAGAAAGGGCCGGGCGTGGTCACGGCCGCCGACATCCAGCTGGATCACGACGTTGAAATCGTCAATCCGGGACTGGTGATCGCGCACCTGAACAGCGCCGGTTCGCTCAACATGAAACTCAAGATCAAGCGCGGCCGCGGCTACCAGCCCGCGAATCAGCGCCTGCAGTTCGAAGAGGAATCGCGCCCCATCGGCCGCCTGCTGCTGGATGCGTCCTTCAGCCCGGTGCGCCGCGTCACCTACACGGTGGAAAGCGCGCGCGTGGAACAGCGCACCGACCTCGACAAGCTCATCATCGACATCGAAACCAACGGCACGATTGATCCGGAAGAAGCCATCCGCCGTGCGGCCACCATCCTCTCCGAACAGCTCGCCGCCTTCGTGGACCTCAAGGGCCGGGATGCGGGACACGCGGGCGGTGAAACGCATTTCGATCCGGTGCTGTTGAAACCCGTGGAAGAGCTCGAGCTCACGGTGCGTTCTGCCAACTGCCTCAAGGCCGAGAACATCAATTACATCGGCGACCTGGTACAGAAGACCGAGGTGGAACTTCTGAAGACACCGAATCTCGGCAAGAAGTCGCTCACCGAGATCAAGGACGTGCTCGCGCAGCACGGCCTGACGCTCGGCATGAAAATCGAGAACTGGCCGCCCGCGAGCCTGCAAAAGCCCGTGGTCGTGTAA
- the rpsD gene encoding 30S ribosomal protein S4 — protein MARYLGPKCKLSRREGTDLFLKSSVRPLESKCRIESQPGQHGAKRNRLSDYGGQLREKQKLRRMYGVLERQFRRYYQEASRRTGATGQALLQILECRLDNVVYRMGFAATRAEARQLVGHKAIEVNGKVVNIPSYQVKAEDAITVRERAQKQLRIQNALAIAKQLPPIEWVEVDETKLSGKFKRVPERSDILPDINENLVVELYSK, from the coding sequence ATGGCTCGTTATCTCGGACCCAAATGCAAACTCTCGCGGCGCGAGGGCACGGACCTGTTCCTCAAGTCGAGCGTCCGTCCGCTGGAGTCCAAGTGCCGCATCGAATCGCAACCCGGACAGCACGGCGCCAAGCGCAACCGCCTGTCGGATTACGGCGGCCAGTTGCGCGAGAAGCAGAAATTGCGGCGCATGTACGGAGTGCTGGAGCGCCAGTTCCGCCGCTACTACCAGGAGGCCTCACGCCGCACCGGCGCCACCGGCCAGGCGTTGCTGCAGATCCTCGAGTGTCGCCTGGACAACGTGGTGTACCGCATGGGTTTTGCCGCTACGCGCGCCGAAGCGCGCCAGCTCGTCGGCCACAAAGCCATCGAAGTGAACGGCAAAGTCGTCAACATACCGTCCTATCAAGTCAAGGCCGAAGATGCGATTACGGTACGCGAGCGCGCCCAGAAGCAGTTGCGCATCCAGAACGCGCTCGCCATTGCCAAGCAGTTGCCGCCCATCGAGTGGGTGGAAGTGGACGAGACCAAATTGAGCGGAAAGTTCAAGCGCGTGCCGGAGCGCAGCGACATCCTGCCCGACATCAACGAGAACCTGGTGGTCGAGCTGTACTCCAAGTAA
- the rpsK gene encoding 30S ribosomal protein S11 — MAEEAEPVKESKEAAPAAPATAGETPAAAPAPRKRARKTVVDAVAHVHASFNNTIITITDRQGNVLCWATAGGSGFRGSRKSTPFAAQVAAEKAGLKAQEFGVKNLEVQVKGPGPGRESAVRSLHNIGFKIANISDVTPIPHNGCRPPKKRRV; from the coding sequence ATGGCAGAAGAAGCCGAACCAGTCAAAGAATCCAAAGAAGCCGCGCCCGCAGCTCCGGCGACGGCGGGCGAAACACCGGCCGCGGCTCCGGCGCCGCGCAAACGCGCCAGGAAGACCGTGGTGGACGCGGTGGCGCACGTGCATGCGTCGTTCAACAACACCATCATCACCATCACGGACCGCCAGGGCAACGTGCTCTGTTGGGCCACCGCCGGAGGTTCCGGGTTCCGCGGTTCGCGCAAGTCCACGCCCTTCGCCGCGCAGGTCGCGGCCGAAAAGGCCGGCCTCAAGGCCCAGGAGTTCGGAGTCAAGAACCTGGAAGTCCAGGTCAAGGGTCCCGGCCCCGGTCGTGAATCGGCGGTGCGTTCGCTGCACAACATCGGCTTCAAGATCGCCAACATTTCGGACGTCACGCCCATTCCGCACAACGGCTGCCGTCCACCCAAGAAACGCCGCGTCTAA
- the rpsM gene encoding 30S ribosomal protein S13, with protein sequence MAARIAGVNIPPNQHAVIGLQNIYGIGRSRARLICQVAGIKPETKVKDLTDAEVEALRVNVTKFEVEGDLRREVSMSIKRLMDLSCYRGLRHRKGLPVRGQRTRTNARTRKGRRKQTVKQTVKSPT encoded by the coding sequence ATGGCCGCCCGCATAGCCGGGGTCAATATCCCGCCCAACCAGCATGCCGTAATCGGCCTGCAGAACATTTACGGCATCGGCCGCAGCCGCGCGCGCCTGATCTGCCAGGTGGCGGGCATCAAACCTGAAACCAAGGTCAAGGATTTGACCGACGCGGAAGTCGAAGCGCTGCGCGTCAACGTCACCAAGTTCGAGGTCGAGGGTGATCTGCGCCGCGAAGTCTCCATGAGCATCAAGCGGCTTATGGACCTCAGCTGTTACCGCGGCCTGCGCCACCGCAAGGGCCTGCCGGTACGCGGCCAGCGCACGCGTACCAATGCGCGCACCCGCAAGGGTCGGCGCAAGCAGACCGTCAAGCAGACCGTCAAGTCGCCAACGTAA
- the rpmJ gene encoding 50S ribosomal protein L36, whose protein sequence is MKVRTSVKKICRNCKIVRRGGVVRVICSDARHKQRQG, encoded by the coding sequence ATGAAAGTACGTACTTCGGTCAAGAAAATCTGCCGCAACTGCAAAATCGTGCGGCGCGGCGGCGTGGTGCGCGTGATCTGCAGTGACGCACGCCACAAACAGCGTCAAGGGTGA
- the secY gene encoding preprotein translocase subunit SecY — MSSLSQIGKLHDLRKRLLFLVGAFVLFRIGTHIPVPGIDPAALARLFSQHSGGLLSMFNMFSGGALMRLSVFALGVMPYISASIIMQMLAVVVPSLEKLRKEGQAGQRVITKYTRWGTVVLALFQSLGAALALESQGVAVSPGFTFVFVATVSLTTGTLFLMWVGEQMTERGVGNGISMIIFAGIVAGLPSAFGGTLDLVRTGQMNPIIAIVVLAVVLGVTAFVVFVERGQRRITVNYAKRQQGRRLYAAQTSHLPLKLNMSGVIPPIFASSIILFPATVGNWFGSQSGGWLALALQKFAAAMSPGEPVYDITYGALIIFFTFFYTALVFNSKETAENLKKSGAFIPGIRPGQQTAAYVDSVLTRLTFWGAIYVTAVCLLPQFLITYWNVPFFFGGTSLLIDVVVVMDFMAQLQAHLMSHQYEGLLRKANLKGYGGTGLR, encoded by the coding sequence ATGTCATCCCTGTCACAGATCGGGAAGCTCCACGATCTGCGCAAGCGTCTGCTGTTCCTGGTGGGCGCATTCGTGCTGTTCCGCATCGGTACCCACATCCCGGTGCCGGGCATTGATCCGGCGGCGCTTGCACGGCTGTTCAGCCAGCATTCCGGCGGGCTGCTGAGCATGTTCAACATGTTCTCCGGCGGCGCACTCATGCGCCTGTCGGTGTTTGCGCTCGGCGTCATGCCCTATATCTCCGCCTCCATCATCATGCAGATGCTCGCGGTGGTGGTACCGAGCCTGGAAAAATTGCGCAAGGAAGGTCAGGCCGGCCAGCGCGTGATTACCAAGTACACACGCTGGGGCACGGTGGTGCTCGCTCTGTTCCAGTCACTGGGCGCGGCGCTCGCGTTGGAAAGCCAAGGCGTGGCGGTAAGCCCGGGATTTACCTTCGTGTTCGTGGCTACGGTGTCGCTCACCACCGGCACGCTGTTCCTCATGTGGGTCGGCGAGCAGATGACCGAGCGCGGCGTGGGCAACGGCATTTCCATGATCATATTCGCGGGCATTGTCGCCGGCCTGCCGTCGGCGTTCGGCGGCACGCTGGACCTGGTGCGCACCGGGCAGATGAACCCCATCATCGCCATCGTGGTGCTCGCGGTGGTGCTCGGCGTGACGGCCTTCGTGGTGTTCGTGGAGCGCGGCCAGCGGCGCATTACCGTGAATTACGCCAAGCGCCAGCAGGGCCGGCGGCTGTACGCCGCGCAGACCAGCCACCTGCCGCTCAAGCTCAACATGTCGGGCGTGATTCCGCCAATCTTCGCGTCCTCGATCATCCTGTTTCCCGCAACCGTGGGCAACTGGTTCGGTTCGCAGTCCGGGGGCTGGCTCGCGCTTGCACTGCAGAAATTCGCCGCGGCCATGTCGCCGGGTGAGCCGGTTTACGACATCACCTACGGCGCGCTGATCATATTCTTCACCTTTTTCTATACCGCGCTGGTGTTCAACTCCAAGGAAACCGCGGAGAACCTGAAGAAATCCGGCGCCTTCATCCCCGGCATCCGCCCGGGACAGCAGACGGCCGCCTACGTGGACAGCGTGCTCACCCGGCTGACGTTCTGGGGCGCCATTTACGTGACCGCGGTGTGCCTGTTACCGCAGTTTCTGATTACCTACTGGAACGTGCCGTTCTTCTTCGGTGGCACGTCCCTGCTGATTGACGTGGTAGTGGTCATGGATTTCATGGCGCAGTTGCAGGCGCATCTCATGTCTCACCAGTACGAAGGGCTGCTGCGCAAGGCCAATCTCAAGGGTTACGGCGGCACCGGGCTGCGATGA
- the rplO gene encoding 50S ribosomal protein L15 has translation MRLNTLSPAVGAKTVKKRLGRGIGSGLGKTSGKGHKGQYARKGGYHKVGFEGGQMPLQRRLPKVGFRSHLKPSRAEVRLDALARVEADVIDILALKTAGLVPLQTDRVKVILAGELKKKVTLKGVAATAGARKAIETAGGKVED, from the coding sequence ATGCGCCTCAATACGCTGTCGCCGGCGGTCGGCGCCAAGACCGTCAAGAAGCGCTTGGGTCGCGGCATCGGCTCGGGCCTTGGCAAGACCTCCGGCAAGGGCCACAAGGGCCAGTACGCGCGCAAGGGCGGCTATCACAAGGTCGGCTTCGAAGGCGGCCAGATGCCTTTGCAGCGGCGCCTGCCCAAGGTCGGATTCCGTTCGCATTTGAAACCCAGCCGTGCCGAAGTGCGCCTGGATGCGCTGGCCCGTGTCGAGGCCGATGTCATCGACATCCTGGCGCTCAAGACCGCGGGGCTGGTGCCGCTGCAGACCGACCGGGTCAAAGTGATTCTGGCCGGCGAGCTCAAGAAAAAGGTCACGCTCAAGGGCGTGGCCGCGACCGCCGGGGCGCGCAAGGCCATCGAGACGGCCGGCGGCAAGGTGGAGGACTAA
- the rpmD gene encoding 50S ribosomal protein L30 translates to MSKTAKQIKVTLVRSPFGRLKAHRDCVRGLGLHRLQHSVTLNDTPEVRGMIKKASFLLRVEEN, encoded by the coding sequence ATGAGCAAGACTGCCAAACAAATCAAGGTCACGCTGGTGCGCAGTCCGTTTGGGCGCCTCAAGGCCCATCGTGATTGCGTGCGCGGCCTGGGCCTGCACCGCCTGCAGCATTCCGTTACGCTCAACGATACCCCGGAAGTGCGCGGCATGATCAAGAAAGCCTCTTTCCTGCTGCGCGTCGAGGAGAACTGA
- the rpsE gene encoding 30S ribosomal protein S5 encodes MARKIENLPESSDGLQEKLVAVNRVAKVVKGGRQFGFTALTVVGDGAGKVGFGYGKAREVPNAVSKAMEHARKNLRQVSLREGTLHYAIRAHHGATRVYMQPASAGTGIIAGGAMRAVLEVAGVRNVLAKSYGSRNPINVVRATLNALSEQYSPQDLAAKRGKTLDEIRG; translated from the coding sequence ATGGCAAGAAAAATTGAGAATCTCCCGGAAAGTTCCGACGGTCTGCAGGAGAAACTGGTGGCCGTGAACCGCGTGGCCAAGGTGGTCAAGGGCGGCCGGCAATTCGGGTTTACCGCGCTCACCGTGGTGGGCGACGGCGCCGGCAAGGTCGGCTTCGGTTACGGCAAGGCGCGCGAGGTACCCAACGCGGTGTCCAAGGCCATGGAACACGCACGCAAGAACTTGCGCCAGGTGTCGCTGCGCGAAGGCACGCTGCATTACGCGATTCGTGCACATCACGGTGCCACGCGCGTGTACATGCAACCCGCCTCCGCGGGTACCGGCATCATTGCGGGCGGCGCCATGCGCGCGGTGCTGGAAGTCGCAGGCGTGAGGAACGTGCTCGCCAAGAGCTACGGTTCGCGCAACCCCATAAACGTGGTGCGGGCCACCCTGAATGCGCTCAGCGAACAATATTCCCCACAGGACCTCGCGGCGAAGCGCGGCAAGACGCTGGATGAGATCCGGGGCTAA
- the rplR gene encoding 50S ribosomal protein L18 codes for MDKKPFEKKQARLRRARRARARMRELAACRLCVHRTPVHIYAQILAPQGDKVLAAASTLQAEIKKGLKNTGNIAAAAAVGKAIAEQAKHAGITRVAFDRSGFKYHGRVKALADAAREHGLQF; via the coding sequence ATGGACAAGAAACCCTTTGAAAAGAAGCAGGCGCGCTTGCGGCGCGCACGGCGCGCACGTGCGCGCATGCGCGAACTTGCCGCCTGCCGGCTGTGCGTGCACCGCACGCCGGTGCACATCTATGCGCAGATTCTGGCACCGCAGGGCGACAAGGTGCTGGCTGCGGCCTCCACGCTCCAGGCCGAGATCAAGAAGGGCCTGAAAAATACCGGCAACATCGCCGCCGCGGCGGCCGTGGGCAAGGCCATTGCCGAACAGGCCAAGCACGCGGGCATCACGCGCGTGGCCTTCGACCGGTCCGGATTCAAGTATCACGGGCGCGTGAAGGCGCTCGCCGACGCCGCGCGTGAACACGGTTTGCAGTTCTAG
- the rplF gene encoding 50S ribosomal protein L6 encodes MSRIAKQPVVLPKGVDATVSGSNVTVKGQKSSLTLVLHPHVSVVNENGMLHVAVKPEHAEADASAGTVRALLNNAVKGVTQGFQKKLELVGVGYRAQMQGKTLNLAIGFSHPVNYKVPEGISIETPSQTEIVIKGADRQKVGQVAAEIRGFRPPEPYKGKGVRYTNERVTLKEAKKK; translated from the coding sequence ATGTCCCGAATCGCCAAACAACCCGTTGTGCTGCCGAAAGGCGTGGATGCCACCGTGTCGGGCAGCAACGTTACGGTCAAGGGCCAGAAATCCAGTCTGACTCTGGTGCTGCACCCGCATGTTTCGGTGGTGAATGAGAACGGCATGCTGCACGTGGCCGTCAAGCCGGAGCACGCCGAGGCCGACGCCTCGGCCGGTACTGTGCGCGCGCTGCTCAACAACGCTGTCAAGGGCGTGACCCAGGGGTTCCAGAAAAAGCTCGAACTCGTGGGCGTGGGATACCGCGCGCAGATGCAGGGCAAGACCCTGAACCTCGCCATCGGCTTTTCGCATCCGGTGAACTACAAAGTGCCCGAGGGCATAAGCATCGAGACCCCGAGCCAGACGGAAATCGTCATCAAGGGCGCGGATCGCCAGAAAGTCGGTCAGGTGGCAGCGGAGATCCGCGGCTTCCGTCCGCCGGAACCGTACAAGGGCAAGGGCGTGCGCTACACCAACGAGCGCGTGACCCTCAAAGAAGCCAAGAAGAAATAG
- the rpsH gene encoding 30S ribosomal protein S8, translated as MSMTDPIADMFSRIRNGQLVGREQVNMPASGIKCEIARVLKEEGYIENFARREQDGKAELVVTLKYYNGRPVIAHMRRISRPGLRVYKRKTTLPKVLGGFGIAIVSTPKGVMSDRAARAAGQGGEVICYVS; from the coding sequence ATGAGTATGACTGATCCCATCGCCGACATGTTCAGCCGCATCCGCAACGGCCAGTTGGTCGGTCGTGAGCAGGTGAACATGCCCGCCTCCGGCATCAAGTGCGAGATTGCACGCGTGCTCAAGGAGGAAGGCTACATCGAGAATTTTGCGCGCCGCGAACAGGACGGCAAGGCCGAACTCGTGGTGACGCTCAAGTACTACAACGGCCGGCCGGTCATTGCCCATATGCGACGCATCAGCCGTCCAGGCCTGCGCGTGTACAAGCGCAAGACCACGCTCCCCAAGGTGCTCGGCGGCTTCGGCATCGCCATCGTCTCCACGCCCAAGGGCGTGATGAGCGACCGCGCCGCGCGTGCCGCCGGCCAGGGCGGCGAAGTCATCTGTTACGTGTCCTGA
- the rpsN gene encoding 30S ribosomal protein S14, whose amino-acid sequence MAKTSMVNREVKRAQLVKRYAKRRAELKRLIRGVDTGDEERHAAVAKLARLPRDSSPARQRNRCALTGRSRGNYRKFGLGRSKLREAAMRGDVPGLHKASW is encoded by the coding sequence ATGGCCAAGACTTCCATGGTGAACCGTGAAGTGAAGCGTGCGCAGCTCGTGAAGCGCTACGCCAAGCGGCGCGCCGAATTGAAGCGCCTCATCCGCGGTGTGGACACCGGCGACGAAGAGCGCCACGCCGCGGTCGCCAAGCTCGCCCGACTGCCGCGCGATTCGAGCCCCGCGCGGCAACGCAATCGCTGCGCGCTCACCGGCCGCTCGCGCGGCAACTATCGCAAATTCGGCCTGGGCCGCAGCAAACTGCGCGAGGCCGCGATGCGCGGCGACGTTCCCGGCCTGCACAAGGCCAGTTGGTAG